Proteins encoded by one window of Vigna radiata var. radiata cultivar VC1973A chromosome 5, Vradiata_ver6, whole genome shotgun sequence:
- the LOC106762332 gene encoding protein CYPRO4 produces the protein MGSSHSREDLLDSSDSEQEEEEAYQDAHGGSSERPPKTLSTSSLDDVEAKLKALKLKYSSSSTPAVKNAVKLYLHVGGNTPKAKWVISDKLTTYSFVKTHSNADTDDENDDTDDDESSREQPFWVMKVGSKIRAKVGPEIGLKSFPDQRRVDFVARGVWAMKFFTVQDQIDFIDSFQNCLFENTHGVEATEANKLKIYGKDFMVWAKPEAADDTMWEDAEETFSKSSTPVRANQDLKEEFEEASNGGIQSIALGALDNSFLVSDNGIQVVKNFAHGIHGKGAFVNFSDGYKNGGGDSSSYSTPKKTLLMKAETNMLLMSPMGGGKLHSTGLHQLDIETGKVVSEWMFGKDGTEITMRDITNDCKGAQLDPSGSTFLGLDDNRLCRWDMRDRNGLVQNLADSNAPVLNWAQGHQFSRGTNFQCFATTGDGSIVVGSLDGKIRLYSVNTMRQAKTAFPGLGSPVTHVDVTFDGKWIVGTTDTYLILICTLFTDKDGRTKTGFSGRMGNKIAAPRLLKLTPLDSHLAGANNKFRNAQFSWVTENGKQERHIVATVGKFSVIWNFQQVKDGSHECYRNQQGLKSCYCYKIVLRDDSIVESRFMHDRFAVSDSPEAPLVIATPMKVSSFSISGKR, from the exons ATGGGTTCTTCTCACAGCCGCGAAGATCTGTTAGATTCATCCGATTCGGagcaggaggaggaggaagcCTACCAAGACGCCCATGGAGGAAGCTCCGAACGGCCACCGAAAACGCTGTCAACTTCATCCCTTGATGACGTGGAGGCCAAGCTCAAAGCCCTCAAACTCAAATATTCCTCCTCCAGCACCCCCGCTGTTAAAAACGCCGTCAAACTCTACCTCCACGTCGGCGGCAACACCCCCAAAGCCAAGTGGGTAATCTCCGACAAACTCACCACGTATTCTTTCGTCAAAACTCACTCCAACGCCGACACCGACGACGAAAACGACGATACGGACGACGACGAAAGCAGCAGAGAACAACCGTTCTGGGTTATGAAAGTCGGTTCCAAAATCCGGGCAAAGGTGGGCCCCGAGATTGGCCTCAAGAGTTTCCCCGACCAGCGGCGTGTGGACTTCGTGGCGCGCGGCGTCTGGGCGATGAAGTTCTTCACCGTGCAAGACCAAATCGACTTCATTGATTCCTTCCAGAACTGTCTTTTCGAGAACACGCACGGGGTCGAGGCGACGGAAGCAAATAAGCTCAAGATCTACGGCAAGGATTTCATGGTGTGGGCCAAACCCGAGGCCGCGGACGATACTATGTGGGAAGACGCAGAAGAAACTTTCTCCAAAAGCTCCACTCCGGTTAGGGCAAATCAGGATTTGAAAGAAGAGTTCGAAGAAGCTTCAAACGGCGGCATTCAGAGCATTGCATTGGGTGCTTTAGATAACAGTTTTTTGGTGAGTGATAACGGGATTCAGGTTGTGAAGAACTTCGCACATGGGATTCACGGGAAGGGTGCGTTCGTGAATTTTAGTGATGGGTATAAAAATGGGGGTGGGGATTCGTCTTCTTATTCTACCCCTAAGAAGACGCTTCTTATGAAGGCTGAGACGAACATGCTTCTGATGAGTCCAATGGGTGGCGGAAAGCTTCACTCCACGGGGCTTCATCAGCTTGATATTGAGACCGGGAAGGTGGTTAGTGAATGGATGTTTGGGAAGGACGGTACCGAGATTACAATGAGGGATATTACCAATGATTGTAAAGGAGCACAGTTGGATCCCTCTGGGTCAACATTTCTGGGGTTGGATGATAACAGACTTTGTAGGTGGGATATGAGGGATCGCAATGGGCTGGTTCAGAACTTGGCTGATTCGAATGCCCCTGTGTTGAATTGGGCGCAGGGACATCAGTTTTCGAGGGGGACTAATTTTCAGTGCTTTGCCACTACCGGTGATGGGTCCATTGTTGTAGGGTCTTTGGATGGAAAGATAAGACTGTATTCGGTGAACACAATGAGGCAAGCGAAGACTGCGTTTCCTGGCCTTGGATCTCCTGTCACTCATGTGGATGTTACCTTTGATGGCAAGTGGATCGTGGGTACTACTGATACATACTTGATTCTTATTTGTACCCTCTTTACTGACAAAGATGGAAGGACAAAGACTGGTTTTTCGGGGAGGATGGGGAACAAGATTGCTGCTCCCAGGTTGTTGAAGCTCACCCCTCTTGATTCCCATTTGGCTGGAGCGAATAACAAGTTCCGGAATGCACAGTTTTCGTGG GTGACAGAAAATGGGAAGCAGGAGCGGCACATAGTAGCCACTGTGGGGAAGTTCAGTGTGATATGGAACTTCCAGCAAGTCAAGGATGGTTCGCATGAGTGCTATCGTAACCAGCAGGGTCTTAAGAGCTGCTACTGCTACAAGATAGTCCTCAGGGATGATTCCATTGTTGAGAGCCGTTTTATGCATGACAGATTTGCAGTCAGCGATTCTCCTGAAGCGCCACTGGTCATAGCAACACCAATGAAAGTTAGCTCTTTCAGCATATCTGGCAAGCGATGA
- the LOC106761217 gene encoding photosystem I chlorophyll a/b-binding protein 5, chloroplastic, translated as MVAVAVGRGLPIQTRSLFNSKSIDRASPGGRVSWLGHSAAVTPRYRQTCVAAQQRPTWLPGLDPPPYLDGTLAGDFGFDPLGLGEDPENLRWYVQAELVHSRFAMLGVLGILVTDLLRVTGISKIPVWFEAGAVKYDLANTQTLFIVQLLLMGFAETKRYMDFVSPGSQAKEGSFFGLEASLEGLEPGYPGGPLLNPLGLAKDIKNAHDSKLKEIKNGRLAMVAMVGFFVQASVTHVGPIDNLVEHLSNPWHKTIIQTIANSSS; from the exons ATGGTGGCAGTAGCAGTAGGAAGAGGCCTTCCTATTCAAACTCGCTCTTTATTCAATAGTAAGAGCATAGATAGAGCTTCACCAGGAGGAAGAGTCTCGTGGCTTGGGCATTCTGCTGCTGTCACTCCACGTTATAGACAAACTTGTGTAGCAGCGCAACAGCGACCTACATGGCTCCCAGGACTTGATCCCCCACCTTATCTTGATGGAAC TCTGGCTGGAGATTTTGGATTTGACCCACTTGGGCTTGGAGAGGATCCTGAAAACTTAAGGTGGTATGTGCAGGCAGAGCTGGTTCATTCCCGCTTTGCAATGCTTGGGGTATTGGGAATTCTTGTGACAGAT CTGCTTCGCGTCACAGGAATTAGTAAGATACCGGTTTGGTTTGAAGCTGGTGCAGTAAAATACGACCTTGCCAATACACAGACACTCTTCATTGTTCAACTACTTTTGATGGG GTTTGCCGAAACAAAAAGGTACATGGATTTTGTTAGTCCTGGATCTCAGGCTAAAGAGGGGTCCTTCTTTGGACTGGAAGCTTCACTGGAAGGCTTAGAGCCAGG GTACCCAGGGGGTCCTCTGCTAAATCCTCTTGGCCTAGCTAAAGACATTAAAAACGCTCATGATTCGAAgcttaaagagattaaaaatg GTCGACTTGCAATGGTGGCAATGGTTGGCTTCTTTGTACAAGCTTCGGTGACTCACGTTGGACCAATTGACAACCTTGTGGAGCATCTTTCCAATCCATGGCATAAAACTATTATTCAGACCATTGCGAATTCTAGTTCGTAG
- the LOC106762128 gene encoding protein WEAK CHLOROPLAST MOVEMENT UNDER BLUE LIGHT 1 produces the protein MEDVEDKIPPVFSSKVTEETPLAEHVGDKLLSESSPKIAKETSLLAELVGNKRPSESSPKTAEEILLAELVGDKLPLETSPNIAEEPLVELVGDNQPSASSSKMNETPPAEYVIENSESSSKVAEEATLAEHVVNKLPSESTTKFSEEMILVEHPEENTEVIKLPNNQSSTQAPTVPLSNAKVQSDTHLPLDGFPEQIFFPNSNDFQTVMQEETVSLVDSVANPDAAFDVTEKRQQVTSVEESKPGALENVSDGHALLDNVSNITADSDVNHEIRRSTSSSEAKDLQNDHNELLMTMGTVGSLPHDKTFDEKKHIIDTRAPIKSVKQAVSKFGGIVDWKAHRIQTVERRDLVEHELEKAQEEIPEYRKQAEDAEQEKGQMLKELDSTKRLIEELKLNLERAETEERQARQDSELAKLRVEEMEQGIADESSVAAKAQLEVAKARYAAAVSDLKAVKEEQETLQKNFAILVSERDLAIKKAEEAVAESKEVEKSVEDLTIELIAAKESLETAHGAHLEAEEQRIGTVMARDQDSLDWEKELKETEEELQRLNQQILSAKELKSKLDTASTLLIDLKAELSSYMESKLKQEGDEEGNSKGGPEEPEKKTHTDIQTAVASAKKELEEVNLNIEKATAEVSCLKVAATSLKSELEQEKATLAAIRQREGMASIAVASLEAELEKTRSEIALVQMKEKEAKEKMTELPKKLQIAAEEASQANLLSQAAREELQKVKAEAEQAKAGVSTLESRLLAAQKEIEAARASEHLAIAAIKALQESESTRSKNALDPSKGVTLSLEEYYELSKRAHEAEERANMRVAAANSEIDKAKQSELKAFEKLDEVNREIAAGRESLKVAMEKAEKAKEGKLGVEQELRKWRAESEQRRKAGDSGQGAVNQSKSPRGSFEGSHEANNFERTGVADNAAHHFPSPKTNVHPDFDESGSSPEIKQGKKKKRSLFPRVLMFFARRKTHSTK, from the exons ATGGAGGATGTTGAAGACAAGATACCCCCTGTATTCTCTTCAAAAGTTACTGAAGAGACACCACTTGCAGAACATGTTGGAGACAAGCTACTGTCTGAATCTTCTCCAAAAATTGCTAAAGAGACTTCACTACTGGCAGAACTTGTTGGAAACAAGAGACCATCTGAATCTTCTCCAAAAACTGCCGAAGAGATACTCCTGGCTGAGCTTGTTGGAGACAAGCTACCATTGGAAACTTCCCCAAATATTGCTGAAGAACCACTGGTAGAACTTGTTGGAGACAACCAACCATCTGCATCCTCTTCCAAAATGAATGAGACACCACCTGCTGAGTATGTGATAGAGAACTCTGAATCCTCTTCTAAAGTTGCAGAAGAGGCGACACTGGCAGAACATGTTGTCAACAAGCTACCCTCTGAATCCACTACAAAATTTTCTGAAGAGATGATACTGGTAGAACACCCTGAAGAAAACACCGAAGTGATAAAATTACCCAACAATCAATCTTCCACCCAAGCTCCAACTGTCCCACTTAGTAATGCAAAAGTGCAGTCTGACACTCATTTACCATTGGATGGGTTCcctgaacaaatattttttccaaattctaATGATTTTCAAACTGTAATGCAAGAGGAGACTGTTTCTTTAGTTGATTCAGTTGCAAACCCAGATGCTGCATTTGATGTAACAGAAAAAAGGCAGCAGGTCACTTCAGTTGAAGAATCAAAACCAGGTGCTCTAGAAAATGTTTCTGACGGGCATGCATTGCTGGATAATGTTTCTAATATCACTGCTGACAGTGATGTTAATCATGAGATTAGGCgttcaacttcttcttctgAAGCAAAAGATTTGCAAAATGATCACAATGAACTTTTAATGACCATGGGAACGGTTGGTTCACTCCCCCATGACAAGACGTTTGATGAGAAAAAACACATTATTGATACCAGAGCTCCTATTAAATCTGTCAAGCAAGCTGTTTCCAAGTTTGGAGGAATTGTGGATTGGAAGGCTCATAGAATCCAGACTGTGGAG AGACGCGATCTTGTAGAACATGAGCTTGAAAAGGCACAAGAGGAGATCCCAGAGTACAGAAAACAAGCAGAGGATGCTGAACAGGAAAAAGGCCAAATGCTTAAGGAGTTAGACAGTACAAAGAGATTAATAGAAGAATTAAAACTTAACCTAGAGAGAGCAGAAACAGAAGAGCGTCAGGCAAGACAGGACTCAGAACTTGCAAAGCTCAGAGTGGAAGAGATGGAGCAGGGTATAGCAGACGAATCTAGTGTTGCAGCCAAGGCACAACTTGAGGTTGCCAAAGCAAGGTATGCAGCTGCTGTTTCAGATTTAAAAGCTGTGAAAGAGGAGCAGGAAACATTGCAGAAAAATTTTGCTATCTTAGTGAGTGAAAGAGATTTAGCCATTAAGAAAGCTGAAGAGGCCGTTGCTGAATCAAAGGAAGTAGAGAAGTCTGTAGAGGATTTAACTATTGAGCTAATTGCTGCAAAAGAATCATTGGAGACTGCCCACGGTGCACACTTGGAAGCAGAGGAGCAAAGAATAGGAACAGTCATGGCAAGAGATCAAGATTCCCTTGATTGGGAGAAGGAACTTAAAGAGACGGAAGAAGAGCTCCAGAGACTCAACCAGCAAATTTTGTCTGCAAAGGAACTCAAATCTAAATTGGATACAGCCTCTACTTTGCTGATTGATTTGAAAGCTGAATTATCTTCTTATATGGAATCAAAGTTAAAGCAGGAAGGTGACGAAGAAGGAAACTCAAAAGGAGGCCCAGAAGAACCAGAGAAAAAGACCCACACTGACATACAAACAGCAGTTGCATCAGCCAAAAAGGAACTTGAGGAAGTGAATCTTAACATAGAGAAAGCAACCGCAGAGGTTAGTTGCTTGAAGGTAGCTGCTACATCATTAAAATCAGAACTTGAACAGGAGAAAGCAACTCTTGCTGCCATCAGACAAAGGGAGGGAATGGCCTCCATTGCGGTTGCATCTCTGGAAGCTGAATTGGAAAAGACCAGATCAGAAATTGCTTTGGTCcagatgaaggagaaagaagCTAAAGAGAAAATGACCGAGCTTCCCAAGAAGCTACAAATTGCGGCTGAAGAGGCTAGTCAAGCCAACTTGCTTTCTCAGGCAGCTCGTGAAGAGCTACAAAAGGTAAAGGCAGAAGCAGAGCAGGCCAAGGCTGGAGTAAGTACCTTGGAAAGTAGATTACTTGCAGCTCAGAAGGAGATAGAGGCTGCAAGGGCGTCTGAACATTTGGCAATAGCGGCAATTAAAGCATTGCAAGAGAGTGAATCAACTAGAAGCAAGAATGCACTGGACCCATCCAAAGGGGTAACACTTTCTCTGGAAGAGTACTATGAGCTTAGCAAACGAGCACACGAGGCAGAAGAGCGGGCCAATATGAGGGTTGCAGCTGCTAATTCTGAAATTGATAAAGCTAAGCAGTCTGAATTGAAAGCCTTTGAAAAGTTGGACGAAGTGAATAGGGAGATAGCTGCAGGAAGGGAATCTTTGAAAGTGGCGATGGAAAAGGCTGAAAAGGCTAAGGAAGGCAAATTGGGCGTAGAGCAAGAATTAAGAAAGTGGAGAGCTGAAAGTGAACAACGAAGAAAGGCGGGAGACTCTGGTCAAGGAGCGGTAAACCAGAGTAAAAGTCCTAGGGGTAGTTTTGAGGGGAGTCATGAAGCAAATAATTTTGAGCGCACTGGTGTTGCAGATAATGCTGCACATCATTTTCCAAGTCCGAAGACTAATGTACATCCAGACTTTGATGAAAGTGGATCATCCCCAGAAATAAAAcaagggaaaaagaagaaaaggtcacTTTTCCCGAGGGTTTTGATGTTCTTTGCTAGAAGAAAAACACATTCAACCAAGTGA